In Microbulbifer pacificus, the genomic stretch GATCGCGCTCAGGGAAAAGTACATCCCGCACTTTCTGTTTCAGTTCTTTCGGCCCGGGGAAACCGCCATCGCGCTTGCGCTCCCAGATCAACTGGTCGCCGACGTGAATCTCGAAAACACCACCGCTGCCCGGCTTCAGGGCCACCTG encodes the following:
- a CDS encoding SelT/SelW/SelH family protein, which encodes MEKTVTIHYCVQCNWMLRATWMAQELLYTFAEDLEQVALKPGSGGVFEIHVGDQLIWERKRDGGFPGPKELKQKVRDVLFPERDLGHVDK